One region of Candidatus Cloacimonadota bacterium genomic DNA includes:
- a CDS encoding aromatic amino acid ammonia-lyase, translating into MAIALSGADLTIEKLVRIARNKEKVELTLEAKERINKCRAMLQKKINEHEIMYGVNTGIGEFSEVVLNDDQVKDFQKYLIYNHAAGIGDPAPQEYVRAAMVGRINVHAHGNSGCRLIITETLVEMLNKDLVPFVCQKGSVGASGDLAPMSQIALLLLGEGKAYYKGELLDGKEAMDKAGIQIPGLEARDGLATINGSNLLTAMSALLIYDTNRWLKQAEIACAMSLEALKANMKPYSPQLHKVRGFKGAQRSAKSILKMVKGGDLYEEKLKCKVQDAYSMRSAPQVIGSAHDALAYARSQVEIELNGVGDNPVFFPDENLQISGANFQGTPVSLPMDMIGAAITMVSVMSERRMNRLNHPALSVGLPPFLSKGAGMMSGLMLSQYTADMQIVEQRILSTPASIQSIPAAADQEDFVSMGMNTAIKNFQILDNAYGILGIEFMAAAQALDFRDFTFGDGVTKAKEIIRKHVDFLEIDRPLYPDHTEMQRLVKSAEILEEVEKLVGSLE; encoded by the coding sequence ATGGCAATTGCATTAAGTGGAGCAGATTTAACAATCGAAAAGCTAGTTCGAATCGCTAGAAATAAAGAGAAGGTCGAACTAACATTAGAAGCAAAAGAGCGAATTAATAAATGTCGGGCTATGCTTCAGAAAAAAATTAATGAACACGAAATCATGTACGGAGTCAATACGGGAATCGGCGAATTCTCGGAAGTAGTACTAAACGATGATCAGGTCAAAGATTTTCAGAAATACCTAATCTATAATCATGCTGCCGGTATCGGTGATCCAGCCCCGCAGGAATATGTGCGAGCTGCTATGGTTGGTAGAATAAATGTCCATGCACACGGAAATTCCGGTTGCCGGCTTATCATCACAGAAACTTTGGTAGAAATGTTGAACAAAGACCTCGTGCCTTTTGTCTGCCAAAAAGGTTCTGTGGGAGCTTCTGGCGATCTTGCTCCAATGTCTCAAATCGCTCTTCTGCTTTTGGGTGAAGGAAAAGCCTATTACAAAGGCGAATTACTTGATGGCAAAGAAGCAATGGACAAAGCCGGAATCCAAATTCCCGGATTAGAAGCTCGAGATGGTCTCGCCACAATTAACGGCTCCAATCTTCTTACAGCAATGAGTGCTCTTCTTATTTACGATACCAATCGCTGGTTAAAGCAGGCAGAAATTGCCTGTGCTATGTCCCTCGAAGCACTTAAGGCAAATATGAAACCTTACAGTCCCCAATTACATAAAGTTCGCGGATTCAAAGGAGCTCAACGCTCTGCTAAATCAATTTTAAAAATGGTTAAAGGGGGAGACCTTTATGAAGAAAAACTGAAATGTAAAGTTCAAGATGCTTATTCAATGCGTTCTGCTCCTCAAGTTATAGGCTCCGCTCACGATGCCTTAGCTTATGCTCGTTCACAAGTTGAAATAGAACTCAACGGAGTTGGCGACAATCCTGTTTTCTTTCCGGATGAGAATCTGCAGATTTCCGGTGCAAATTTTCAAGGAACTCCAGTTTCTTTACCAATGGATATGATTGGAGCAGCCATTACTATGGTAAGCGTGATGTCCGAAAGAAGAATGAATAGATTGAATCACCCCGCTCTAAGTGTGGGCTTACCTCCTTTCCTCTCTAAAGGTGCGGGAATGATGTCCGGACTTATGCTTAGTCAATATACCGCAGATATGCAAATCGTTGAACAAAGAATACTCTCTACACCTGCTTCAATTCAATCCATCCCGGCTGCAGCCGATCAGGAAGATTTCGTCTCAATGGGGATGAACACAGCTATAAAAAATTTCCAAATATTGGATAATGCTTACGGCATTCTCGGGATCGAATTTATGGCAGCAGCTCAAGCTCTTGATTTCCGTGATTTTACATTCGGTGATGGCGTTACAAAAGCAAAAGAGATTATTCGCAAACACGTTGATTTCTTAGAAATTGATCGCCCTCTTTACCCAGATCACACTGAGATGCAAAGATTAGTAAAATCCGCTGAAATTCTCGAAGAAGTTGAAAAATTAGTCGGCAGTTTAGAATAA
- the hutH gene encoding histidine ammonia-lyase, translated as MKKIKIDGNSLTLEQIHQIARNYTKIELTDEAILKVNKSRDYVDKIIENNQIAYGINTGFGALKDKIIPKDKLRFLQRNLIVSHSTAVGRYFPVEVVRAIMLLRINSLAKGYSGIRLSTLQTLIDMLNKGVHPAVPEQGSVGASGDLAPIAHIILVFTKGEGDDTETFSGRVISEESFDRDNQFIKTISGIEAMRKAGIERVVLNAKEGLALINGTNVMTAIAALAIYDANILQQNATHIFTATLESLLGVSDAFYDKIHQLRNHNGQIEVAKQIREDYSGSKLIDSRNGEVQDSYSLRCFPQVAGPIKTTIDKAANIIENEANAATDNPLIFPDAERNLKAYSGGNFHGQPIAFVCDYMKIALSELANISERRIFKLTSQFLSHGLPSMLSNDPGLNSGIMILQYTAASLVSENKVLAHPASVDSIPTSEDVEDHVSMGTTSARQFREILENVKKVIAIEYICACQALDLRLKINNNFKDKTHKEIFGKTTFEIYNKLRNAGVKFWEEDRVAYLDIEKTIELINKKLIPDNLS; from the coding sequence ATGAAAAAAATTAAAATTGACGGGAATTCATTAACTTTAGAACAAATACATCAAATTGCTCGAAACTATACAAAAATTGAACTTACAGATGAAGCGATCTTAAAAGTAAATAAATCCCGTGATTATGTTGATAAAATCATCGAAAACAATCAGATTGCCTATGGAATCAATACCGGATTCGGAGCTTTAAAAGACAAAATAATTCCTAAAGATAAACTTCGATTTTTACAACGAAATTTGATTGTTAGCCATTCGACGGCTGTAGGAAGATATTTCCCTGTTGAAGTTGTTCGGGCAATAATGCTCCTTAGAATCAATTCGCTTGCAAAAGGATATTCCGGAATTCGTCTTTCAACTTTACAAACTCTGATAGATATGCTGAACAAGGGAGTTCATCCTGCAGTTCCCGAACAGGGATCTGTGGGTGCGAGTGGCGATCTGGCTCCTATTGCTCATATAATTTTGGTTTTCACAAAAGGGGAAGGTGATGATACGGAAACTTTTAGCGGTCGAGTAATTTCCGAAGAAAGTTTTGACCGCGACAATCAATTTATCAAAACTATTTCCGGAATTGAAGCAATGCGAAAAGCCGGAATTGAACGTGTTGTGCTCAATGCAAAAGAAGGTTTGGCACTGATCAACGGAACAAATGTAATGACAGCTATTGCTGCTCTGGCAATTTATGATGCAAACATATTACAGCAAAATGCCACTCACATTTTCACCGCAACACTTGAATCACTATTGGGGGTCTCAGACGCATTTTATGATAAAATCCATCAGCTACGAAATCATAACGGACAAATCGAAGTGGCAAAGCAAATAAGAGAGGATTATAGCGGAAGTAAACTTATTGATTCCAGAAATGGTGAAGTTCAGGACAGCTATTCTCTTCGTTGTTTTCCGCAAGTTGCCGGTCCGATAAAAACGACCATTGACAAGGCAGCAAACATAATTGAAAATGAAGCAAATGCAGCGACTGATAATCCCCTTATCTTTCCTGATGCAGAAAGAAATCTGAAAGCCTATTCCGGTGGAAATTTTCACGGGCAACCAATCGCATTTGTTTGCGATTACATGAAAATTGCTCTTTCGGAGCTAGCTAATATTTCCGAGCGACGAATTTTTAAACTAACTTCTCAATTCCTGAGTCATGGATTACCAAGCATGCTTTCGAATGACCCGGGTTTGAACAGCGGAATCATGATTCTGCAATACACGGCTGCCTCGCTTGTTTCCGAAAACAAAGTACTTGCCCATCCTGCCAGTGTGGATTCCATCCCGACAAGCGAAGACGTAGAGGATCACGTTTCAATGGGGACAACCTCAGCGAGACAATTTCGTGAAATATTGGAAAATGTGAAAAAAGTCATTGCCATTGAATACATCTGTGCCTGTCAGGCTTTGGATCTCAGATTGAAAATCAATAATAATTTCAAAGATAAAACACATAAAGAAATTTTCGGAAAGACTACTTTTGAAATCTATAACAAGCTGAGAAATGCCGGTGTAAAATTCTGGGAAGAAGACAGAGTTGCTTATCTTGATATTGAAAAGACAATCGAATTGATAAATAAAAAATTAATTCCGGATAATCTTTCTTAA
- a CDS encoding PorV/PorQ family protein, which yields MKKSKIISIVFIAIIINLIALAPAHAVSEATCIFLMIEPGSRAGGMGHSYVSVANDAFTTWWNPGGLAEIDNTDLGLMHSNWFGDIFDDIYYEYMGYTQFIENIGTVGLNVTYMTYGEQVATNVGGEELTKFTSDEIAIGLAYSTHAGLGWGVGVNFKGIISRLAPFIPNTFMNGEGIGYAWVMDIGALKRDLIIPDLSFGVTLQNFGPKMNYENSTEPQPMPTNLRVGFSYKVLNSKFNRLIVSLDANKMLVDPDPGVSWVTGIFKSFSVGDSKYQFDSIIQNFGVEYTYYNLISLRMGYVNDVVGHIRDMSFGGGLRYEFSKGKQLSFDIAIQPAGELTANNKTFSMGLKF from the coding sequence ATGAAAAAATCAAAAATCATATCTATAGTATTTATTGCTATAATAATTAATCTAATCGCACTCGCTCCAGCACATGCAGTTTCCGAAGCAACTTGTATTTTCCTGATGATTGAACCCGGTTCGCGTGCCGGTGGAATGGGACATTCTTACGTTTCCGTAGCTAATGATGCATTTACAACTTGGTGGAACCCGGGCGGACTTGCAGAAATAGATAACACAGATTTAGGGCTTATGCACTCAAACTGGTTCGGAGATATCTTCGACGATATCTATTATGAATATATGGGTTACACTCAATTTATTGAAAATATTGGTACAGTCGGCTTAAATGTAACATATATGACTTATGGAGAACAAGTTGCCACAAATGTCGGAGGTGAAGAACTCACAAAATTCACCAGTGATGAAATTGCAATCGGTCTTGCATACTCCACCCATGCTGGCTTGGGATGGGGTGTTGGCGTAAACTTCAAAGGAATTATCAGCCGTCTTGCCCCATTTATTCCAAACACTTTCATGAACGGAGAGGGTATCGGTTATGCTTGGGTAATGGACATTGGTGCTCTCAAACGAGATCTAATTATTCCGGATCTCTCGTTCGGGGTTACTTTGCAGAATTTTGGACCTAAAATGAATTACGAAAACTCCACTGAACCTCAACCAATGCCTACCAATCTACGAGTTGGATTTTCATATAAAGTATTGAATTCAAAATTTAATCGCCTGATTGTCTCCCTTGATGCGAACAAGATGCTTGTTGACCCAGATCCAGGTGTTTCTTGGGTAACAGGAATTTTTAAATCATTTTCAGTAGGAGACAGTAAATACCAGTTCGACTCTATAATCCAAAATTTTGGAGTTGAATATACTTATTATAATCTTATTTCTCTCCGAATGGGTTATGTAAATGACGTTGTAGGGCATATACGCGATATGTCTTTTGGTGGTGGGTTGAGATACGAATTTTCCAAAGGCAAACAACTTTCATTTGACATTGCCATTCAACCTGCCGGTGAACTTACCGCAAATAATAAGACCTTTTCAATGGGTCTGAAATTTTAA
- the smc gene encoding chromosome segregation protein SMC, with protein sequence MKLSKLEIDGFKSFAEPTKFRFAAGLTGVVGPNGCGKSNISDAIHWVLGEQNVRKLRGASMSDVIFKGTRKRTTHSYCKVSITIDNDKKIIPIDTEEVAIARKVTQDGSSEYFLNGNSCRLKDILNLFYDTGMGQRAYSFMELKMIDELLNAKDNDKRYLFEEAAGIMKYNQSKNNCRNKLNNVENDLIRLEDIIAEVKHQTYSLRHQVGRAKKYKKIRKKINTIKIQLQGIKYFELQDKLTPLKNEHINSEKMTAENTNKISKIYKIYNSKNKQLLEIEAKLQIRQKNIRAIENSINELEKTILLNQQQIKNIKENLRNNKNRIAQLESTNFSSQEMLKNDNENLKLAEEKLKQNGSELIDLKTDVDKINKEIDEHYSQLEKLNIKINEYEHQKQMLNNTKAEIETRKKLFEAERTSLEKKRTDYQNKFDKFTSLVVEAEKSSKIHNSNKSTFLDKRAKIENKQDELKTKIENIEREIHSSEMKTRTLQNEKQQIEKWEKNLSGHQKGTKKIFEYFKNDKGFDSLANNIEVSDEFISLIENSLRTMITSVICSSAKTDDVLNLLEKNSLNSSLILYNSDIDKMEITEQKIFEDATPLSSIVKLNHGGINPNIIRNIYLVKDRKTARELIANNSSSETEYKFITPKGEIFSTHGWIQTNWYEDTKTGLLSRKKAIKEFNKQIQTEKKNLEKLLSIKDKFAIQITEQNAALISINKKITEIEHAAENHRKNILNLQMQKDNFGELKTEADSKLSKIGNDFSEINLQLEKIELEIKNLPEHDSKSLKQEQDRFQKELSLSRNRRFKINKKLQDKNIAIARLEKDVHFCKENISKSNQTFKNNSQVLDKLKDSIEPQKSKIKDLGNETETLELTLNKKIEKLNAEKKSIVDIENRFHSLKTATEDLKIQQHELEFKKDILSKNKSEAELKIQETKLKIEHIREEVFSHLHHDLTHDESDDYKELNLGTLQTDLGKFQIKIEKMGPINLAAIEDYEKQKERFDFLQNQQKDLLESKENLKEAITQLNDTAEKMFLTTFQKIKENFEKLHLELFSGGKGILRLEDPSDPLNSKIEILSTPKGKKFTHINLLSSGEKALTAIALLFSIYLVKPSPFCILDEIDAPLDDSNIDRFLQLLDKFSQKTQFIIITHNKRTIEAANYLYGITMEEEGVSKIVSVDLG encoded by the coding sequence TTGAAATTATCAAAATTAGAAATTGATGGCTTTAAATCTTTTGCAGAACCTACAAAATTTCGTTTTGCTGCTGGGTTAACAGGTGTTGTTGGTCCCAACGGTTGTGGAAAATCCAATATTTCCGACGCAATTCACTGGGTTTTGGGTGAGCAAAATGTTCGCAAACTACGCGGTGCATCAATGAGTGATGTGATTTTCAAGGGAACGAGAAAAAGGACTACTCACAGCTACTGCAAAGTTTCGATAACCATTGACAACGATAAGAAAATTATCCCTATTGATACCGAAGAAGTTGCCATCGCACGCAAAGTAACCCAAGATGGCTCAAGCGAATATTTCCTTAATGGTAATTCTTGTCGTCTGAAAGATATTTTGAACCTTTTTTACGATACCGGCATGGGACAAAGAGCATATTCTTTTATGGAACTCAAGATGATTGATGAACTGCTAAACGCCAAGGATAATGATAAACGTTATCTTTTTGAAGAAGCCGCCGGAATCATGAAATACAATCAAAGCAAAAACAACTGCCGAAATAAATTGAATAATGTGGAAAATGATTTGATCCGATTGGAAGATATTATTGCGGAAGTTAAGCATCAGACTTATTCTCTCAGACATCAGGTCGGACGTGCAAAAAAATATAAAAAAATCCGAAAAAAGATCAATACGATAAAAATTCAACTGCAGGGTATCAAATATTTTGAGCTTCAGGACAAACTTACCCCACTTAAAAATGAGCATATTAACTCTGAAAAAATGACCGCTGAAAATACGAATAAAATTTCAAAAATTTATAAAATCTATAATTCAAAGAACAAGCAGCTGCTGGAAATTGAAGCTAAATTGCAAATTCGTCAAAAAAATATAAGAGCTATTGAAAACTCAATAAATGAACTGGAAAAAACCATTTTGCTGAATCAACAACAAATCAAAAACATAAAAGAGAATCTCCGGAATAATAAAAATCGGATAGCCCAACTGGAATCAACGAATTTTTCTTCACAAGAAATGTTGAAAAATGATAATGAAAATCTTAAACTCGCAGAAGAAAAGTTAAAGCAGAATGGATCCGAATTAATTGATTTGAAAACAGATGTGGATAAAATCAATAAAGAGATAGATGAACATTATTCTCAATTAGAAAAATTAAATATAAAAATAAACGAATACGAGCATCAAAAACAGATGCTAAATAATACCAAGGCAGAAATTGAAACACGCAAAAAATTATTCGAGGCGGAAAGAACTTCACTTGAAAAGAAGAGAACGGATTATCAAAATAAATTTGACAAATTCACGAGCCTTGTAGTTGAAGCCGAAAAATCGAGTAAAATTCATAACTCAAATAAATCTACATTCTTGGATAAAAGAGCAAAAATTGAGAATAAGCAGGATGAATTGAAGACAAAAATAGAAAATATCGAGCGTGAAATTCATTCTTCGGAAATGAAAACCCGCACTCTTCAAAATGAAAAGCAGCAAATTGAGAAATGGGAAAAGAATCTTTCCGGACACCAGAAAGGTACAAAGAAAATATTTGAATATTTCAAAAACGATAAAGGATTTGATTCACTTGCGAATAATATTGAAGTCAGCGATGAATTTATTTCACTTATCGAAAATTCTTTGAGAACAATGATCACTTCCGTTATTTGCTCCAGCGCCAAAACAGATGATGTATTAAATCTTTTGGAAAAAAATTCGCTTAATTCCTCTCTTATTCTTTATAATTCCGACATTGACAAAATGGAGATTACGGAACAAAAAATTTTTGAAGATGCTACTCCCCTATCCTCCATTGTAAAATTGAATCATGGCGGCATAAATCCAAATATAATTAGAAATATTTATCTTGTTAAAGATAGGAAAACTGCTCGCGAACTTATCGCAAATAACTCGTCTTCTGAAACCGAATATAAATTTATTACTCCAAAGGGTGAAATTTTTAGTACTCACGGCTGGATTCAAACGAATTGGTACGAAGACACAAAAACCGGATTACTTTCACGAAAAAAAGCGATTAAAGAATTTAATAAGCAAATTCAGACAGAAAAGAAGAATCTTGAAAAACTCCTTTCTATTAAAGATAAATTCGCAATTCAGATCACAGAGCAGAATGCAGCCCTCATTTCAATCAATAAAAAAATCACTGAAATCGAACACGCAGCAGAAAATCATCGGAAAAATATTCTCAATCTACAAATGCAAAAGGATAATTTTGGCGAGTTAAAAACAGAAGCAGATTCTAAACTTTCCAAAATAGGAAATGATTTTAGCGAGATCAATCTGCAATTGGAAAAAATAGAATTGGAAATTAAAAATCTTCCTGAACACGACAGTAAATCCCTCAAACAAGAACAGGATAGGTTTCAAAAAGAACTCTCTCTTTCCAGAAACCGACGATTCAAGATCAATAAAAAACTACAAGATAAAAATATTGCGATTGCTCGACTTGAAAAAGATGTACATTTTTGCAAAGAAAACATTAGTAAAAGCAATCAGACTTTCAAAAATAATTCCCAAGTGCTCGATAAACTAAAAGATTCTATCGAACCGCAAAAATCAAAGATCAAAGATTTGGGAAATGAAACGGAAACATTGGAATTAACGTTGAATAAAAAGATTGAAAAGTTAAATGCAGAAAAAAAATCAATCGTGGATATTGAAAACAGGTTTCATTCGCTAAAAACCGCAACAGAAGATCTTAAAATTCAGCAACACGAATTGGAATTCAAAAAGGACATTCTCTCGAAAAATAAAAGCGAAGCAGAACTTAAAATCCAGGAAACCAAATTGAAGATCGAGCATATCCGCGAGGAAGTTTTCTCTCATCTCCATCACGATCTTACCCATGACGAATCAGACGACTATAAGGAATTGAATTTGGGAACACTCCAAACAGATTTGGGTAAATTCCAAATTAAAATTGAGAAAATGGGTCCGATAAACCTTGCTGCCATAGAGGATTATGAAAAACAAAAAGAGCGTTTTGATTTCCTCCAAAATCAGCAAAAAGACCTGCTTGAATCAAAGGAAAATCTAAAAGAAGCAATTACACAATTAAATGATACTGCCGAAAAAATGTTTTTAACGACTTTTCAAAAAATCAAAGAAAATTTTGAGAAACTTCATTTGGAACTTTTCTCCGGTGGAAAAGGTATATTAAGATTGGAAGATCCATCAGATCCGCTTAATTCAAAAATCGAAATTCTTTCTACTCCAAAGGGGAAAAAATTCACCCATATCAATCTCCTTTCCAGTGGTGAAAAAGCATTAACAGCCATTGCACTTCTTTTTTCGATTTACCTTGTGAAACCAAGCCCATTTTGTATTCTCGATGAAATTGATGCACCTCTTGATGATTCGAATATTGATCGTTTTCTCCAACTCCTTGACAAATTTTCCCAGAAAACCCAATTTATTATTATCACTCATAATAAAAGAACCATTGAAGCCGCAAATTATCTTTATGGAATCACGATGGAAGAAGAAGGCGTTTCCAAAATCGTATCGGTTGATTTGGGTTAA
- a CDS encoding T9SS type A sorting domain-containing protein: MKKHFQIIALLLLLLYLTPIMIYGKSSHLKIKKPTTEAMKSVEAHSKKIKKLPKPIFDKFYSHKRKSPEQKRLSGDIDVNLLVLLIDFVPDDDPKTTGNGKFDFGKWDYFEINNVIDSIRTICSPPHDSSFYHQTMVAMQYYYQTASLGVLNSFDPAHEINFHFKIYPNQADTAYSMPHKMAYYFPDTPDWDLKNERLIQSFKDAITTADTTDFANTPDINFSDYKQIMIIHAGADWQHDIFGDSPCNLPAMYVELEDDSVAVNDGTKYIKAAAFSPETISQDFYKSDSYIFGFGSVTAEMFHEFGHSIGFVDLYNTTNMYPAVGYWDIMDSGGSASAITIDSTETSVDTLVIEGALPILPSAWSRLLIWGNELENLGKVTTLTSPSTGNITIDAAELPDAENAQFIKIPINDKEYFLIENRETDLNGNGAPVIKLYSDSIKVPMYPINGETDELSYEYDYMLPTYDAFKQSYTNGGLCIWHIDDYVIYDEIVTSGGQTYSRFEANRVNGNYSRRGVKLVEADGIEDIGNPYSYYPYGTCYEPFFRIKAGQWSPSDPDRIHNFRFAPDTEPNTFSNDDANSHIEIFDISHYGTSMDFRFQYHLCDEILSIKLTEKYNPSNEILVFNEPYYHSRNIVLTYGTYSDGNESKIKIYNDLFGEFSQTFPKEIKFPLSLLQNDNESKIIVPFEDSLAILNFQLNEQPVLSQFGSSINKMMSDSPIPISADKIAVPTENSLSIYKLTNNTLTLLKEIDQSTNKIAFNESKQQIIAIHSPQNVAVYDTSLTWFDEFTLPVEFGDYYPIVENTENSQNIFVQDKFGSVYKFDGSLDKIFDCENFPSDEISNISIGDVNDNGIHDIIFTVENTVYAITGSGSLVSGYPQSIYESNYSSDLNSIVGHDLLANEISLILSTDNNFTQSISQNAEYDPLYSYAYGKSISSPYLNLRENSYDLIIAEGDSILNIISFNDIPADSKIYWNGYKNGPDRASCCNVMAEGLPDSVNALSIIAFPNPAEEGYVHIRIQSPNDASASIKIFNLAADLLFENDMSVFANEEKEFKWNIQNITSGVYFAKVKVGNSSKLLKIGVIK, encoded by the coding sequence ATGAAAAAACATTTTCAAATCATTGCTCTCCTCTTACTCCTTCTGTACCTAACACCAATTATGATTTATGGGAAATCTTCTCATTTAAAGATAAAAAAACCAACTACAGAAGCGATGAAATCTGTGGAAGCCCATTCAAAAAAGATAAAAAAACTACCTAAACCAATATTTGATAAATTCTATTCACACAAAAGAAAATCACCTGAGCAGAAACGTCTTTCCGGAGATATTGATGTAAATCTTCTTGTTTTATTAATTGATTTTGTCCCTGACGATGATCCGAAAACAACCGGTAATGGAAAATTCGATTTCGGTAAATGGGACTATTTCGAGATAAATAATGTAATTGATTCTATCCGAACAATTTGCTCTCCACCCCATGATTCCAGCTTTTATCATCAGACAATGGTTGCAATGCAATATTACTATCAAACTGCAAGTCTCGGAGTTTTGAATTCTTTTGATCCTGCCCACGAAATTAATTTCCATTTCAAAATTTATCCAAATCAGGCAGACACAGCTTATTCAATGCCTCATAAAATGGCATATTATTTTCCTGATACTCCGGATTGGGATCTTAAAAACGAACGCTTAATTCAATCCTTTAAAGATGCAATCACTACCGCAGATACAACTGATTTCGCAAATACTCCGGATATAAACTTTTCTGATTACAAACAGATAATGATCATTCATGCCGGTGCTGACTGGCAGCATGATATTTTTGGTGACTCTCCCTGCAATCTGCCGGCAATGTATGTCGAACTCGAAGATGATTCCGTAGCAGTTAATGATGGCACAAAATATATCAAAGCTGCTGCATTTTCACCCGAAACTATTTCGCAGGACTTTTATAAAAGCGATAGCTATATTTTTGGATTCGGTTCAGTTACTGCCGAGATGTTCCATGAATTCGGTCACTCCATCGGTTTTGTCGATCTTTACAACACAACAAATATGTATCCCGCAGTTGGCTATTGGGATATAATGGATAGTGGCGGAAGTGCTTCAGCTATCACAATTGACAGCACGGAAACATCTGTGGACACACTTGTTATCGAAGGTGCTCTTCCAATATTACCTTCAGCTTGGTCTCGATTATTAATTTGGGGAAACGAACTTGAAAATTTGGGAAAAGTTACCACACTCACCTCCCCTTCCACAGGAAATATCACTATAGATGCAGCTGAATTACCTGATGCGGAAAATGCCCAATTCATTAAAATTCCCATAAATGATAAGGAATATTTTTTGATTGAAAATCGTGAAACCGACCTTAACGGAAATGGTGCTCCGGTGATAAAACTCTATTCGGATTCAATTAAAGTTCCAATGTATCCGATTAATGGTGAAACTGACGAATTGAGCTATGAATATGACTATATGCTTCCGACCTATGATGCTTTCAAACAGTCTTATACGAACGGAGGACTTTGCATCTGGCATATTGATGATTATGTCATCTACGATGAAATTGTAACAAGCGGCGGTCAAACTTATTCCAGATTCGAAGCAAATCGGGTTAATGGAAACTATTCTCGTCGCGGAGTAAAATTAGTTGAAGCCGACGGAATTGAGGATATCGGAAATCCATATTCCTATTATCCTTATGGAACTTGCTATGAACCATTTTTCCGCATTAAAGCTGGACAGTGGAGTCCATCCGATCCTGATAGAATCCACAATTTTCGCTTCGCACCGGATACGGAACCAAACACTTTTTCAAATGATGACGCCAATTCTCATATCGAAATTTTTGATATAAGCCATTACGGAACTTCAATGGATTTTAGATTTCAATATCATCTTTGCGATGAAATACTATCCATTAAATTGACTGAAAAATATAATCCATCTAATGAAATATTGGTTTTCAACGAACCTTATTATCATTCACGGAACATTGTTCTTACTTACGGGACATATTCCGATGGTAATGAATCAAAGATAAAAATTTATAATGATTTATTCGGAGAATTCTCTCAAACTTTTCCCAAGGAAATAAAATTTCCCCTTTCTCTTCTTCAAAATGATAATGAATCTAAAATAATCGTACCTTTTGAAGATTCTCTTGCAATTTTGAATTTTCAGCTAAACGAACAACCTGTTTTGTCACAATTCGGTTCTTCAATAAACAAAATGATGAGCGACTCCCCTATCCCGATTTCTGCTGATAAAATTGCCGTCCCTACTGAAAATTCTCTATCAATCTATAAATTGACTAATAACACTCTTACCCTTTTAAAAGAAATAGATCAATCTACAAATAAAATTGCATTTAACGAATCAAAACAGCAAATCATTGCAATCCACTCTCCTCAAAATGTTGCAGTTTATGATACATCTTTAACCTGGTTTGATGAATTTACTCTTCCCGTTGAATTTGGAGATTATTATCCAATTGTTGAGAATACGGAAAATTCCCAGAATATTTTTGTTCAAGATAAATTCGGTTCTGTGTATAAATTTGACGGCTCACTTGATAAGATTTTTGATTGTGAAAATTTTCCATCGGATGAAATTTCAAACATCTCAATCGGTGATGTAAATGATAACGGCATCCACGACATTATTTTCACTGTTGAAAACACGGTTTATGCAATAACAGGTTCCGGTTCTTTGGTCTCCGGTTATCCTCAGTCAATCTACGAGAGCAATTATTCTTCGGATCTTAATTCTATTGTGGGACACGATTTGCTCGCAAATGAAATTTCCCTGATTTTATCAACTGACAACAATTTTACTCAATCCATTTCACAAAATGCCGAATATGACCCATTATATTCTTATGCTTATGGAAAAAGTATTTCCTCACCTTATCTCAATTTGCGAGAGAACAGCTATGATCTTATTATTGCCGAAGGAGATTCTATCTTGAATATTATTTCCTTTAATGACATTCCCGCCGATTCCAAAATATATTGGAATGGCTATAAAAACGGACCGGATAGAGCGTCTTGCTGTAATGTAATGGCAGAAGGTTTACCAGATTCCGTGAACGCGCTTTCTATAATTGCTTTTCCAAATCCCGCAGAGGAAGGTTATGTGCATATTCGCATTCAATCTCCAAATGACGCTTCCGCAAGTATAAAAATCTTTAATCTTGCAGCCGATCTTCTTTTTGAGAATGATATGAGTGTTTTCGCAAATGAAGAAAAAGAATTCAAGTGGAATATCCAAAACATTACTTCCGGAGTTTATTTTGCAAAAGTAAAGGTCGGGAATTCTTCCAAACTATTAAAGATCGGAGTTATAAAATGA